The sequence below is a genomic window from Aureispira sp. CCB-E.
AAAAAAGATTGCCCGTAACTGTATTAAGTGGCTTTTTAGGTGCTGGTAAAACGACATTACTCAACCATATTTTGCATAACAAAGATAATCTAAAAGTTGCTGTTATTGTCAATGATATGAGTGAGATAAATGTGGATGCTAACCTAGTAAAAAATGAAAATGTCTTGTCTCGTACAGAAGAGAAGTTAGTAGAAATGAGTAATGGATGCATTTGCTGTACGCTCCGAGAAGATTTGATGGCTGAAGTCGAACGATTGGCCAAAGAAAAACGATTTGATTACTTGCTTATTGAAAGTACTGGAATTAGCGAACCTGTTCCTGTCGCTCAAACATTTAGCTTTATAGATGAAGAAAATAACATTGATTTATCTAAATGGAGTTATATTGATACCATGGTAACAGTTGTTGATGCCTTTAATTTCTTTAAAGACTTTGGCAGTGCTGAAACACTTATGGACAGAGAGTTGACTGATATGGAACAAGACACTAGATCCATTGTCAATTTATTAACCGATCAAGTTGAATTTGCTAACGTAATTATTCTTAATAAAACAGACTTAGTTTCTCCTAAAAAGCTAGGTTTTCTAAAAGCAACGATTCAAGAACTAAATTCAAATGCCAAAATAATAGAATCCACTTTTAGTCAAGTCAATCCCAACGAAATTATTAATACAAAACTATTTTCTTTTGAAGAAGCAGAGCAAAGTACAAGTTGGATAGAAGAATTGAATAGAGAAGAACACACTCCCGAAACAGAA
It includes:
- a CDS encoding GTP-binding protein, with protein sequence MKIEKRLPVTVLSGFLGAGKTTLLNHILHNKDNLKVAVIVNDMSEINVDANLVKNENVLSRTEEKLVEMSNGCICCTLREDLMAEVERLAKEKRFDYLLIESTGISEPVPVAQTFSFIDEENNIDLSKWSYIDTMVTVVDAFNFFKDFGSAETLMDRELTDMEQDTRSIVNLLTDQVEFANVIILNKTDLVSPKKLGFLKATIQELNSNAKIIESTFSQVNPNEIINTKLFSFEEAEQSTSWIEELNREEHTPETEEYGISSFVYESNLPFDPVRFWEYIQYKFPSNIIRSKGLFWMASRPNQALIWNQAGGSLRADSAGLWWASMPKENRLANPSYLHNQHLIESKWDNRFGDRANEIVIIGHNLDQNQIQTELDACLATEKELRSNAWQEGYKDEWAVNRVYPMN